The following proteins are co-located in the Anser cygnoides isolate HZ-2024a breed goose chromosome 2, Taihu_goose_T2T_genome, whole genome shotgun sequence genome:
- the TOPAZ1 gene encoding protein TOPAZ1 isoform X2 gives MPQLRSGKVVTGGKVKVARRVAASLSCLGAGVGCEPGELAGKKSSHLAPERKAEQSLLSSAHLAALSGVSPEQHALLLPMQKEQVESRQRLPGKKNKGIQCGVASQSKKGVAVQIPDAALCEDWRAATRVAGTCWEKIGSRRTGQGQQPSFSRVTLRKKFSGETGSPEGLNLSGFPESSRSSGKKRKRSYMELKLQIPTSEEELDSTESTVPCLPEAEVLQPRNSACSTEIKGIGSLMILKLQIPDLKRNLGNEESALSEPQPWEVVDNPGKMNPCSLKGSEKPKKKGKKCLRKKTRPSLGKSKLHRPRKRGGSALVELHRKRLESKRAVSLKKRDSLALLHAQGVSGQEQPTARGKLHKRCVIEQQQSSDPQKGADRLGESAKKKWKKNEQDSGTQAVKNCKANLTKSEDLDEKEPCYSESPTVAALGGTQNKSFLCHPEAKRSVIQLKKRKARIDCIASLQSLSVTTAKKVINKSAKRVADHCRNTLKHCNSLLCVTRKNPVVRLEACSYVNTFVKSLLDGTASTFKLSRFFHLAQHKRKSACPDSTVEQSELNCSTNTMQKESSPIKSSLLFNEVKSQHKKGYFSCHQSQSNKFLSEKKSNIGRKRAKKMKISEMSAVQNVFTNGANECTKCELKTEVATSSSSAVLGLNHKEMALSDSWDCTDDLHTGNNTREAQEASAQRKNSTKSLAFEGGFKKTSKLSVVAKGEASSCEAPQWHSATSGSLRALTQARGVSNCHKSTTGGKLNKVNRKLRQFTCQRTVPMTGKNVWPRESCARTSEWVPKNHWSLSEGKRLLSQVFEESSDKSSLKAVGNSAVTENSGQLDLSTSLAEVKERAHNAVDLNAKCLTSVETSESSSMDIDETCGMSNENVESPVNMVTSAVAFNPDDMQEVKATSNFTAKPKNKNKGAVTKRSPSVTVQNNTSTSNKSRINLSRKASVVNQTLSDVKLMKALNTGNLTNFRIPLRRNKSESRKLECVSSSERKTCSPLELLDSSSVSQRQKKNEETSVNSEQQPLPVVSDATSAASMKENAGKINGKDLHHDGSETLSNEMPTLPEHASLHPCPAPERQLESSPCGFSTAQCVWKSNFPEHSGNAVDHPVALEIRGGGKSRVNRSQPKGDFFPDILEAYKEDVLVIDVIQDDPDLFGTNDDEELTLTACENWPMKTSCSSIFIKEEKQNLKPEYAVIPENRGSVNANFRDVTVQESGMLNHAENSEDLAIKATDIKTHNSSSRNSPLRGVTEDSFEDGQLRKQDGFLKSFEINEKFRFADGVTALEPEEKGEAEKSDCKYTDLMNCELLSRLPLHVPNVNVPSESTVLKPWKNDHTFSEKGLSLPLQNHGDSEPWTTDKNAKASHSVQQILGMIDLPRRYCRYYFMTLRGCERAKCWFRHVPEQRHEKVCMAVLKTYISIKEKGLLQRAVQIFVRYYREVTPGEDFAFQVLNDLLVCLLKNCLLQEVFEILHVAVQVNTLPAVDVLLKVFEHVASLNIRNAVPKLISTFRKLIDAGMFLEFEHFNYITKLLQQLQVSSQEINVVLNIKSRFQERHFKSNWLFDCNLVMVEIQHCKEKNDWSKMGTLYVNARTGCEHFDDLQKLSLCIAEILTRDSEKDRPGVPFCDFADAVITSLTCNEADRIFIGRTGISMMNSYRNVLQWRKGRKVLDKLQELKINFTVLKGLIGAENLASRCQIVNNAAEIFLKTGSLDGATWVLRESEWTTNTPLWPCDEEDILNRHNLLCSLVHKYMRQSLYRQALEVLQNLPGFQNSSDTVDVSQYSCDFNLLIKACFESKNLGVSSSAVDFMLSKNIAVDFFLLRGLITGLGRSCLWSKARTYYKTALSLGCYPPLEGNLHHKILPIPFYVSEVEMLLAIELFLVSNASDIQSPGATTQSLQIILKRCEDQTVQNNSDYQAGMERLSLAAHVSDPKLFLKRMTVNVNMEEVYSLEHTSALKWLQENMKWAGKVWLFQ, from the exons ATGCCCCAGTTAAGGTCGGGGAAGGTGGTGACCGGTGGCAAGGTGAAGGTGGCCCGGAGGGTGGCCGCCAGCCTGAGCTGTCTGGGTGCAGGGGTAGGGTGTGAGCCGGGGGAGTTGGCAGGCAAGAAGAGCTCTCACCTGGCACCAGAGAGAAAAGCTGAGCAATCCTTACTGTCCTCTGCCCACCTTGCTGCGCTGTCCGGAGTTTCTCCTGAGCAGCATGCTCTTCTGTTGCCCATGCAGAAGGAGCAAGTCGAGAGCCGTCAGAGACTCCCCGGTAAGAAAAACAAGGGGATCCAGTGCGGGGTGGCATCGCAAAGCAAGAAGGGTGTCGCTGTGCAGATACCAGACGCTGCCCTGTGTGAAGACTGGCGAGCAGCAACCAGGGTGGCAGGAACGTGCTGGGAAAAGATTGGAAGCAGAAGGACGGGACAGGGTCAGCAGCCATCTTTCTCGCGAGTTACCTTGCGGAAGAAATTCTCAGGAGAGACCGGTAGCCCAGAAGGGCTGAACCTCTCAGGCTTCCCAGAGAGTTCGAGGAGCTCAGGAAAAAAACGCAAACGTTCCTATATGGAACTGAAATTGCAAATCCCGACCTCGGAGGAGGAACTTGACAGCACAGAGAGTACTGTTCCCTGTTTGCCAgaagcagaggtgctgcagcctaGAAACAGCGCGTGTAGTACTGAAATTAAAGGCATTGGTTCCTTAATGATACTGAAACTGCAAATCCCAGATCTTAAAAGGAATTTGGGGAACGAGGAATCGGCCTTGTCTGAACCACAACCTTGGGAAGTGGTAGATAACCCAGGGAAGATGAATCCATGTTCTTTAAAAGGTTCAGAAAAGcccaagaaaaaaggaaagaaatgcttgagaaagaaaaccaggCCATCTTTGGGGAAATCAAAACTACACAGGCCAAGAAAGAGAGGTGGATCTGCCTTGGTAGAACTCCATAGAAAGCGTCTAGAGTCCAAGAGAGCTGTGAGTCTGAAGAAGAGGGACTCACTGGCGTTACTGCATGCACAGGGTGTAAGCGGCCAAGAACAACCAACAGCCAGAGGAAAGCTGCACAAGCGTTGCGTGAtagaacagcagcagagctcagacCCTCAGAAAGGAGCAGATAGACTGGGGGAAAGTG caaagaaaaaatggaaaaaaaatgagcaagacTCAGGTACGCAGGCTGTGAAGAATTGTAAGGCAAATCTAACTAAGTCAGAAGATCTCGATGAAAAGGAACCTTGCTACTCTGAATCTCCTACAGTTGCTGCTTTAGGTGGGACTCAAAACAAGAGTTTTCTTTGTCATCCTGAAGCAAAAAGGTCTGTTATACagcttaaaaaaaggaaagccagAATTGATTGTATCGCGAGCTTGCAAAGTTTGAGTGTAACTACAGcaaaaaaagtgataaataaATCTGCAAAACGTGTTGCTGACCACTGCAGAAACACCCTAAAGCATTGCAACAGCTTGCTCTGCGTAACAAGAAAGAATCCAGTTGTGAGATTAGAGGCTTGTAGTTACGTCAACACATTTGTAAAATCTTTACTTGATGGAACTGCCAGCACTTTTAAATTAAGTAGATTCTTCCATTTAGCCCAGCATAAGAGAAAATCTGCTTGTCCTGACAGTACAGTAGAACAGAGTGAGTTGAATTGCAGCACTAATACAATGCAAAAAGAAAGCTCACCTATAAAAAGTAGTTTATTGTTTAATGAAGTGAAATCTCAACATAAAAAAGGGTATTTTTCATGCCATCAGAGTCAAAGCAATAagtttttaagtgaaaaaaaatcgAATATTGGTAGAAAGCGTgcaaaaaagatgaaaatcagTGAGATGTCAGCCGTGCAGAATGTTTTCACGAATGGGGCTAATGAATGCACTAAGTGTGAATTAAAGACAGAAGTTGCCACATCAAGCTCCTCTGCTGTCTTGGGACTAAACCATAAAGAAATGGCTCTGTCAGATTCATGGGATTGTACAGATGATCTTCATACAGGAAACAATACTCGTGAAGCACAAGAGGCATCAGCACAGAGGAAGAATAGTACCAAATCACTTGCATTTGAAGGTGGCTTTAAGAAGACATCTAAGCTCTCAGTAGTAGCAAAAGGAGAAGCTTCAAGCTGTGAGGCACCACAATGGCACTCTGCTACCTCGGGTAGTCTGAGAGCACTAACTCAGGCCCGTGGTGTTTCTAATTGTCACAAAAGCACGACAGGTGGAAAACTGAATAAAGTTAATAGGAAACTGCGTCAGTTTACCTGTCAAAGAACAGTACCTATGACTGGTAAAAATGTTTGGCCTCGTGAATCTTGTGCCAGGACTTCTGAATGGGTTCCTAAAAATCACTGGTCCctctcagaaggaaaaagacttCTAAGTCAAGTCTTCGAGGAATCCTCTGATAAAAGCAGCCTCAAGGCTGTAGGAAACAGTGCTGTGACAGAAAATTCAGGGCAGTTGGATTTAAGTACATCATTGGCAGAAGTTAAGGAACGTGCACATAATGCAGTGGATCTAAATGCCAAATGCCTGACTTCAGTTGAAACATCAGAATCCTCTTCTATGGATATTGATGAGACTTGTGGAATGAGCAATGAAAATGTGGAATCACCAGTTAATATGGTTACAAGTGCTGTGGCTTTTAACCCTGATGATATGCAAGAAGTTAAAGCAACCTCAAATTttacagcaaaaccaaaaaataaaaacaaaggagcTGTAACAAAGAGAAGCCCATCTGTGACAGTCCAGAATAACACATCTACAAGtaacaaaagcagaataaacTTAAGCCGTAAGGCATCAGTTGTGAACCAGACGCTTTCTGATGTAAAACTAATGAAAGCATTAAACACCGGAAACCTGACGAATTTCAGAATTCCTTTACGCAGAAACAAATCCGAATCCAGGAAATTGGAATGTGTCAGttcatcagaaagaaaaacctgtAGCCCACTAGAGCTCCTGGATAGCTCTAGTGTTTcgcaaaggcagaaaaaaaatgaggagacTTCGGTAAAttctgagcagcagccccttcctgtAGTTAGTGATGCTACATCTGCAGCTTCCATGAAGGAAAATGCTGGTAAGATCAACGGTAAGGACTTGCATCATGATGGCTCTGAAACCCTTTCGAATGAGATGCCCACGCTCCCTGAACATGCCTCCTTACATCCGTGTCCTGCTCCTGAGAGGCAGCTGGAATCATCTCCATGTGGCTTCAGCACTGCTCAATGTGTATGGAAGTCAAATTTTCCTGAGCATTCGGGGAATGCAGTTGACCATCCTGTCGCATTAGAAATACGTGGTGGTGGCAAATCAAGAGTGAATCGTTCACAGcccaaaggtgatttttttccagatattcTTGAAGCTTACAAAGAAGATGTTCTTGTCATTGATGTGATTCAGGATGACCCTGATCTTTTTGGAACCAATGACGACGAGGAGCTTACACTCACAGCCTGTGAAAATTGGCCCATGAAGACATCCTGTAGTAGCATCTTCATtaaagaagagaagcagaatCTTAAGCCTGAGTATGCTGTTATTCCAGAAAATAGAGGTTCAGTAAATGCTAATTTTAG AGACGTTACCGTACAGGAATCTGGAATGTTGAATCATGCTGAAAATTCAGAGGATTTGGCAATAAAAG CTACAGATATTAAAACCCATAATTCATCCAGTAGAAACAGTCCTTTGCGAGGTGTTACTGAGGACTCTTTTGAAGATGGGCAACTGAGAAAGCAAGATGGATTTCTAAAGAGctttgaaattaatgaaaag TTCAGGTTTGCAGATGGAGTGACTGCTCTTGAACCGGAAGAAAAAggtgaagcagaaaaaag TGACTGTAAATACACAGACCTTATGAACTGTGAGCTGCTCTCAAGACTGCCACTGCATGTCCCGAACGTAAATGTCCCCAGTGAAAGTACAGTGCTGAAACCCTGGAAGAACG AtcatacattttcagaaaaaggcCTTTCACTGCCATTGCAAAACCATGGAGATTCTGAGCCATGGACGacagacaaaaatgcaaaa gcttCTCATTCAGTCCAGCAGATCCTGGGGATGATTGATTTGCCCCGTAGATATTGCAGATACTATTTCATGACTTTGCGTGGCTGTGAAAGGGCAAAATGTTGGTTTCGGCATGTTCCTGAACAAAGACATGAAAAG gttTGCATGGCAGTACTTAAGACATACATTAGTATCAAAGAAAAAGGCCTTCTACAACGTGCAG TCCAAATATTTGTTAGGTATTACAGAGAAGTTACTCCTGGTGaggattttgcttttcaagtGCTGAATGATCTTCTCGTTTGTTTGCTCAAGAACTGTTTGTTGCAAGAAGTATTTGAGATACTGCATGTAGCTGTACAGGTTAATACACTG CCGGCTGTGGATGTTCTTCTGAAAGTTTTCGAGCATGTGGCTTCTTTGAATATAAGAAATGCTGTGCCTAAATTAATCAGTACCTTTCGTAAG CTCATTGATGCTGGTATGTTTCTTGAGTTtgaacattttaattacattactAAACTCCTTCAACAGTTGCAAGTTTCCAGCCAGgaaataaatgttgttttgaACATAAAATCCAG ATTTcaggaaagacattttaaaagcaactgGCTCTTTGACTGCAATTTGGTAATGGTTGAAATTCAG cattgcaaggaaaaaaatgattggaGTAAGATGGGAACTTTGTATGTTAATGCAAGAACTGGATGTGAACATTTTGATGACCTTCAGAAATTGTCTTTATGTATTGCGGAAATACTAACGAGAGATTCTGAGAAAGACAGACCAGGAGTTCCTTTTTGCGATTTTGCTGATGCAG taaTAACAAGTTTGACATGTAATGAAGCAGACAGGATTTTCATTGGAAGGACTGGCATAAGCATGATGAATTCTTATCGCAACGTACTACAATGGAGAAAG GGAAGGAAGGTTTTGGATAAATTGCAGGAGCTAAAGATAAATTTTACAGTCTTGAAAGGACTTATTGGTGCAGAGAACTTAGCATCAAGATGTCAAATTGTTAATAATGCTGcagaaatttttcttaaaactggAAGTTTGGATGGAGCGACATGGGTATTGAGAG AGTCAGAATGGACCACAAATACACCATTGTGGCCCTGTGATGAAGAGGACATCCTCAATCGACATAATCTGTTATGTTCACTAGTGCACAAGTACATGAGGCAGAGCTTATACAGGCAGGCATTGGAAGTTCTGCAGAACTTACCAGGTTTCCAAAATAGTTCTG atacTGTTGATGTTTCTCAGTACAGCTGCGATTTTAACCTGCTGATAAAAGCCTGTTTTGAGAGCAAGAACCTTGGGGTCTCATCTTCTGCAGTAGACTTCatgctttcaaaaaatatagctgttgatttttttctacttagAGGATTAATCACAGGTTTGGGAAGAAGTTGTTTGTGGAGTAAAGCTAGAACCTACTACAAAA CTGCTTTATCATTGGGTTGCTACCCGCCGCTAGAGGGAAATTTACATCACAAAATTTTGCCAATTCCTTTTTACGTGTCTGAGGTTGAGATGCTGTTGGCCATTGAATTATTCCTCGTTTCAAATGCCAGCGATATTCAAAGTCCAGGGGCTACTACTCAGTCTCTTCAAATAATACTGAAAAG ATGTGAAGACCAGACAGTTCAGAATAACAGTGACTATCAAGCGGGAATGGAGAGACTTAGCCTGGCTGCTCATGTATCTGATCCAAAGCTTTTTCTTAAGCGTATGACAGTGAATGTTAATATGGAAGAAGTTTACAGCTTGGAGCATACATCTGCTCTAAAATGGCTTCAGGAGAATATGAAATGGGCTGGAAAGGTCTGGCTGTTTCAGTAG